A region of the Flavobacteriales bacterium genome:
TTAATTTAGTTTAATCAAGATGCTGTTTTTTGATTGTTGCGTGTGCTATCCATTACACCAGATCCTTATTTAAGGGATTTCTGGACTCGAACCAGAACCACGAGCTTGAAGTGCTATATCTATATATTTGCTGCAAGCATCTTTAATGAGCGAGTGGGAGGAATTGAGCCTCCAATACAACCGATAAAACACGATGTATAACCTTGAACCACTAAAGTATCACTCGTTAAAAAAAACACTTTTTAAGGCTCTAGTGCTAAACCTCGCTAACGTATTAAACTTTTACTTTGTCAAATATTGGATCATTGAGGATATCCATCATATTCTCATAGGGTGTTTTTAATACCCCTGAAGTAATATACTTAAAAATAGACGGAGAAAACCCACTAACCAATGTAACTCCGTTCTCATTTTCAGTAACGGGAGATTCTTGATTCCTAGCTTGAATATTCCAGAATACTAAATGTGGTTTTTCATATCCAGCGTCTCTGTATTTTCTTTTAATAGACTCATAGTTCGTAGAGGTATTATTAGTTGTACACTGGTTAAACGCCATATCACTGAAAATTATCAATGTCGAAGGCATATCAGACTGTGGAACGTCGTTTTTAATAGCTGTATTTAAAAGTATATCAAATGCCGCTTGAATGTTTGTACTTCCACAAAAACCCGATCCACATAAATTACGAATCTTTGTTTGCAAGGTAGATCCAGAGATTTTTTGAATCGTTGGCCGTGTAGAGAAAGTCATAAACATATTATTGAATGCACCCTTAATTCTTTCGCCGAAGTAAATACCCATTGAAAGTGCCACATGAATTGGATAAATAGATCCTCCAACCGCAGTCCACGTCATAGAACCAGACACATCAACCATAGTTAAGATATTTTTATCTGATCCATCACAATAATCAGGCAGTGCTTTCCATTGGGCATCAACAGTTGCATCATTCCCTCTCATTGCTTTGTGAACAAGATCATAAGGATACAGTGTAGAAGCATTAATTTTAGCTTCACCCTTTTGAACAGAATCCAAGAAGTTTTGATATCCAACCTCATCGTGCTTTCTGAATGCTTTTGAATAAATGTGACCTGCACGAGATGGAACGGCCTGATAATTAATACCCTTCCAGTTATTGGCAGTCATATCTCTTTCAACAACATTAAGCTTTTCTCTCAGTGTCGATAGGATTTTTCTATAACTTTTTGGAGATAGATCTAATCCTTCACGAACAGTTCTAGCTAACCTTTTAGTTTCCTTAGATGATGCATTTTCAGACTTCAACCACTTTGCCATCAGTGAAAGATCACTATAATTACCTTCGTCATATTTTTCAATATCCTTACGAAGTTGAGTGTTGATTAATTTGATAACCTCGTTTTTCAAAGGGGTATCGACCAAAGCAACTACATCATCCCATCTTCCAAATTCGGAGATTAGCTTCAGGTTCTTAACCATCACTGGTCTGAAGTTTTTAGCAAGCCAATTAGTAGCCACTCTGAAAAACCTACGCTCACCTTGTCCTGTTCCACGAACATTACGCAGGTAAAACAAAGTTTTCAGGGTAAGTAGAGAATCCTCTTCCCATGCCGCTGATACTGCATTAACAATCTCAGTTTCAGAAGCAGCCCTCATCGCTCCACCACGGGAGAATAAATCAAGAACCTTTGAATTGGTGGACTTGAATGTCTTTGCACCATTCTCAGTTTTAGTAATATTTGCATCTGCTGATAATGCAGACACTAATGCATTTTTTCTTGTGGTCTTCCTCGCAGTTTTTCTTACTGGTCTTTTGTTGGACTTTGTATTATTTAGGTATGATTTTAGTTTCATTTTGTTTCCTTTCTAGTTACGTTGTTTTTATTTTCAGTTTATCGAACAGAATATTTTAGTATTTGCTGTTAGTAACTAAAGTTGTAAAATTGTTTGATCAAGACGTATTGTTTTTATTTTACCAAAAAAAATATATTTGTTTGCTGTTAACGCCTTTAAATTTATTATTCTTCTATACTAATACGGTTTTCCTTAAAAGTCAACATTTTTTTTAAAGACTTTTTGGACTATTTTCTTTTTTTGTCCTGCTTAAAATTAGAAGTATCGCTGACTTCATACAGTCTAACAGTAGAAAACCTTCTAGTCAAGTCCATTTTTGGAAAAGGTCGAACAAACATACCCTGATGTACCCTTGTTCCTTCTCTTCTGGAAGCTAATGGGGCTGACTTTGAAAACCACTCAATGTTGGAGTCATGGTAGTCAGAAATGCACACATTTGCATCCTTAACTTTGTATTCTACTGGATCTAAAATCTGAACGTGCGTATCATTTTGGTTTACGATAATCCCTCGTTTAACCTCTTTGGTCCCAATAGTTACACAAACTTTATCTCCAATAGAAAAATTCCCACCATACTCCTGAAATTTTTTATTTTTCTTGCTCATAATTTTATTATAATACAGATGAGATTAAAAATCAAGACTTTTTTTCAAAATTTCTAAACTTTCTAAAGTTTTCCAATTG
Encoded here:
- a CDS encoding DUF2828 family protein; translated protein: MKLKSYLNNTKSNKRPVRKTARKTTRKNALVSALSADANITKTENGAKTFKSTNSKVLDLFSRGGAMRAASETEIVNAVSAAWEEDSLLTLKTLFYLRNVRGTGQGERRFFRVATNWLAKNFRPVMVKNLKLISEFGRWDDVVALVDTPLKNEVIKLINTQLRKDIEKYDEGNYSDLSLMAKWLKSENASSKETKRLARTVREGLDLSPKSYRKILSTLREKLNVVERDMTANNWKGINYQAVPSRAGHIYSKAFRKHDEVGYQNFLDSVQKGEAKINASTLYPYDLVHKAMRGNDATVDAQWKALPDYCDGSDKNILTMVDVSGSMTWTAVGGSIYPIHVALSMGIYFGERIKGAFNNMFMTFSTRPTIQKISGSTLQTKIRNLCGSGFCGSTNIQAAFDILLNTAIKNDVPQSDMPSTLIIFSDMAFNQCTTNNTSTNYESIKRKYRDAGYEKPHLVFWNIQARNQESPVTENENGVTLVSGFSPSIFKYITSGVLKTPYENMMDILNDPIFDKVKV